In Paralcaligenes sp. KSB-10, the following are encoded in one genomic region:
- the greB gene encoding transcription elongation factor GreB, with translation MNKAFVKESDHDDEEDPGTEAPPLPAGTKNYITVQGYQRLRAELAHLMTEERPSVVQVVSWAASNGDRSENGDYLYGKKRLREIDRRMRFLTKRLEIAEVVDPAFQPNKDQVFFGATVLYADKAGEEHRVTIVGVDEAEPLQGKISWISPVARALIKSREGDTVNLRTPAGIDELDIIEISYPSL, from the coding sequence ATGAATAAAGCTTTTGTAAAAGAATCCGATCACGATGACGAAGAGGACCCGGGCACCGAGGCCCCGCCTTTGCCGGCGGGCACCAAGAATTACATTACGGTGCAGGGCTATCAGAGGCTGCGTGCCGAATTGGCGCATTTAATGACCGAAGAGCGTCCCTCGGTCGTACAGGTGGTGTCGTGGGCGGCATCCAATGGCGATCGTTCCGAGAACGGCGATTACCTGTATGGCAAGAAACGCTTGCGCGAAATCGACCGGCGCATGCGCTTTTTGACCAAACGCCTTGAAATTGCCGAGGTGGTCGATCCCGCTTTCCAGCCCAATAAAGATCAGGTTTTTTTCGGGGCGACCGTGTTGTATGCCGACAAGGCGGGGGAAGAGCACAGGGTAACGATCGTGGGTGTGGACGAAGCCGAGCCCTTGCAGGGGAAAATCAGCTGGATTTCGCCTGTTGCGCGGGCCCTGATCAAGTCCCGCGAGGGCGACACCGTCAATTTGCGTACGCCGGCCGGCATCGACGAGCTGGATATTATCGAAATCAGCTACCCTTCCTTATAA